The uncultured Campylobacter sp. nucleotide sequence ATCATTTTGGGCGTAGAGGGGCTTATTGCGCCTATGGTAGAAACCCCGTATGCTGTTTATAAATATCTAGGAGTTATAGAAAATTTGATAAATCCAGACAACCGAGATTATATAGATTTTGCTATAAATATCGAGACAAAAACCGCAGTAGAAAATATAGATGAAATTTTAAAATTAGAAAAAATTTCGCTACTAAGAAGCATTACATTCGGTAGAAGCGATTTTGCGCAGTCATTCGGTTTGGCTAAAAAAGATGTAGATAATGAGAAAATTTTAAATGCTGTTCAGCGAGTATCTCGCGCCGTAAAAGCGAAAGGTTTAAAATTTGCAATAGGCGGAAATATTACGGCTAAATCTATTGATTTTATCAAGACTCTAAAAGTAGAAAATTTAATAGATAAATATGAAACCCGCAAAGTAGTTTTTGCTATAGACTCTATTAATGCCAATCCGCGCGAAGGAATCAATACAGCACTAAAATTTGAACTGTTGTGGCTAAAGTCAAAAAGAAGATTTTACGCAAGGATAAAAGCCGAGGATGAACAGCGTATAGAAGATTTAGAAAAAAGGCTAAGTAACAGATGAATCTATTCATCACGGGCGGTAGCGGTTTTATCGGGTCGCATCTAAAAAAGCGTCTTGCGCTAAATGGAAATTTTAACGTTTTCGCTCCAAAAAGTAGCGAGTTAAATTTGACTGACGAAAGGGCGGTTGACGATTTTATCCGTGCGCATAAAATCGATACTATCGTCCATCTCGCCAATCGCGGCGGCGGTCGCGATACGCTGGATATGACAAATGTGATTGAGTATAATTTACGAATCTTTTTCAATATCGTCAAGCAAAAAAACAAGGTCGTAAAGATCATATCATTTGGAAGTGGTGCGGAATACGGAAAACACAAGCCGATAATAAATGCTCGAGAGGATGATTATAAAGAGGCGCTTCCGCTTGATGAATACGGTTTTTACAAGGCTATCACGTCGCATTACATTGAGGATTGCGCGGATAACATTATCCAGCTTCGTTTATTTGGAATTTACGGCGAGATGGAGAATTACCGCTATAAATTTATCACAAATACCGTAGTAAAAAATCTACTGCGCCTACCCATCACGATCAATCAAAACGTATTTTTTGATTATATGTATGTTGACGATCTGCTAAACGCAGTGGAATTTTATATAGAAAATGACGCGCGGCATAAAATTTACAACGCAAGCAGCGGGACAAAAATCGATCTGCTTAGCCTAGCTGCGCTAGTAAATGAGGCGAGCGATTTTAAATCCGAGATAAGCGTGCTAAATGAAGGGCTAAATAACGAATACACTTCCGACAATAGCCTATTAAAATCCGAAATGAAAGATAAATTCAAGCTTACGCCGCATACGGAAGCGATCGGTAAAATTTGCAAATATTTTAAGCAAAATTTTACTAGCTTAGACTTAGCTACCATAAAAAAAGATCCATATTTGGGAAAAATCAATGAAATTTGGAAAGGCAAAAAATGACCCCTCAAGAATTAAAACAAGAAATTTTAGAAAAGACAAAAGAGTATTATAGACTGGTTCATGAGCCGGTGCAGAGGGCTAAATTTGAACCTGGCAAAAGTCGTGTGAATTACGCAGGTAGAGTCTTTGACGAGCACGAAATGGTAAATTTAGTAGATAGCTCGCTTGATTTTTGGCTTACATACGGCACATATTCTAAAAAATTTGAAAAGGAATTCGCTAAAATGCTTGGCGTAAAATGGGCGTTTTTGGTAAATAGCGGAAGCAGTGCAAATTTGCTTGCATTTTTTGCGCTCACTTCGCCGCTTCTAAAAGAGCGCCGCATAAAAAAGGGCGACGAAGTCATAACAGTAGCGGCAGGCTTTCCTACGACGGTTGCGCCTATCGTGCAATACGGTGCCGTTCCTGTTTTTGTCGATATGGAGCTTGAATATTTTAATATAGACCATACGAAGCTTGAGCTTGCGCTTAGCCCAAAAACGAAAGCCGTCATGGTAGCTCACACCCTAGGAAATCCTTTTAATATAAAAGCCGTGAAGGAATTTTGCGATAAGCACGATTTGTGGCTTATCGAGGATAATTGCGACGCACTGGGCTCGCTGTATGAGGGCAAGCCAACCGGCACATGGGGGGATATAGGCACAAGCAGCTTCTACCCGCCTCATCATATGACAATGGGCGAGGGCGGCGCCACATATACAAACAATCCGCTGCTTAAAAAAATTATGCTAAGTATGCGTGATTGGGGACGCGATTGCTGGTGTGAGAGCGGCGTAGATAATACCTGTGGCAGGCGCTTTTCGCAAAAATTTGGTGAGCTACCGCTTGGATATGATCATAAATACGTTTATTCGCACTTCGGATTTAATTTAAAAGCCTCCGATATGCAAGCTGCCGTTGGATGCGCTCAGATAGATAAATTTCCTAGCTTTGTGCAGCGTCGTAGGCAAAATTTTAAAAAGCTTTATGATGGCTTAAAAGATATAAAGGAGCTCATTTTGGTTAAAGCTCAGCCGCATTCCGAGCCTAGCTGGTTCGGCTTTATGATGACGGTTGCAGACGGGGCAAAATTTAGTAGAAACGAGCTTAGCGAGCATCTAGAAAGGGCGGGTGTGCAAACAAGAAATTTATTTGCGGGCAATATGATCAAGCACCCGTTATTTGCAGATCTTAAACGCGGGGTAGATTATAAAATTTCAGGCGAGCTAAAAAATACCGATAAGATAATGAACGATAGTTTCTGGGTAGGCGTATATCCCGGTATGAGTGATGAGAAGATAGGGTATATTATAAAAACTGTTAGAGGATTTGTATCTACTAAAAGCTAAAATATAAATCAGATCAAAATTTTAAAGCTATATGCAATGTAAATGGCGTCATTTTATTTGGTTAAGCGCCGATATAGCAAAATTTAATTAAAATTACGGCGATAAATTTGGTTAAAAAATCGATATATAGGGGAGTTTATGACGAAAAGAAAAATTTTAATAGTATTTGGGACGCGCCCGGAGGCCATTAAGATGGCTCTATTGATAAAGGAATTTCAAAAGCACGCGGAATTTGAAGTGAAAGTTTGCGTCACGGCGCAGCACAGACAGATGCTTGATCAGGTGCTTGAATTTTTTGAGATCAAGCCCGATTTTGATCTAAATTTAATGAAGCAGGCTCAGGATCTGTACGACGTTACGTCGGGGGTGCTGCTCGGCATGCGCGGGATATTTGAGCGCTATAAACCGGACGTCGTATTTGTCCACGGCGATACGACTACGACAAGTGCGGTATCTCTAGCCGCGTTTTATCAAAAGATCGACGTGGCGCATGTCGAAGCGGGTCTTAGGACGCACGACATATATTCGCCGTTTCCGGAGGAGATAAATAGGCAAATCACTGGCCTGATAGCCAAATACCACTTCGCACCGACCGCGGGCGCAAAAGGCAATCTGCTAAAAGAGGGCAAAAGCGCAGAAAGCATAGTAGTTAGCGGCAACACCGTTATAGACGCGCTTTTTTGGACTATCGATAAGATAGAGCGCGATGCGGCCTTGCGGGATAAAATTTTATCGACGATAGGCCTAAAATATCGCCTTGCAGACCGAAAATTCATTCTCGTAACCGGCCATAGGCGGGAAAATTTCGGCGAAGGTTTTATAAATATCTGTGAGGCTCTGCGCGAAATAGCCGCCGATAACGCCGATGTGGACATCCTCTATCCCGTGCATCTTAATCCAAACGTCCAAAAGCCGGTGAAGGAAATTTTATCGGGGCTACCGAATATTTTTTTAATGGATCCGCTGGAATATGACGCATTTGTGTATTTGATGAGTAAAGCGTATATGATCATCACCGATAGCGGCGGCATCCAAGAGGAGGCGCCGAGCCTTTGCAAGCCGGTTTTAGTAACTAGAAACAGAACCGAGCGCCCCGAGGGGATAGGGGCCGGATGCGTGAGGCTGGTCGGAACGAAGCGAGAAAATATCGTAAAAGAAGCGCAAAAATTATTAAATTTAAAAGACGAATATGATAAAATGAGCGCAAGCATCAGTCCTTACGGCGACGGAAAAGCGTGCGAGAGGATAGTTAAATTTTTAAAGGAAGCTTTGTGAGAAAGGTTTGTATAATGGGGCTCGGCTATATCGGGCTGCCTACGGCCGCGCTCTTAGCGAGTAAGGGCTATAAAATACACGGCGTCGATGTAGTGCAAAGCGTCGTAGATACGATTAATCAGGGCAAAATTCATATCGTAGAGCCAGAGCTCGGCGAGCTTGTAAAAAAATCCGTAGAAAGCGGAAATTTAAAAGCGGACGTTAAGCCTGATTTCGCAGACGTTTTTATCATAGCCGTCCCTACGCCATTTCGCGATGGATACGTGCCAAATATTGATTACGTCATAAGTGCGAGCAGGGCGGTAGCACCCTATATCAAAGAAGGAAATATCGTGATCTTGGAGTCCACTTCGCCGGTCGGCACGACGGAGAAGATAGGTCAAATTTTAAAAGATAGCGGCGTCGATATCTCTAAAATTTACATCGCTCACTGCCCGGAGAGGGTTTTGCCGGGTAAAATTTTAAAAGAGCTCACGCAAAACGATAGGATCGTGGGCGGTCTAAGCAGGG carries:
- the rfbH gene encoding lipopolysaccharide biosynthesis protein RfbH, encoding MTPQELKQEILEKTKEYYRLVHEPVQRAKFEPGKSRVNYAGRVFDEHEMVNLVDSSLDFWLTYGTYSKKFEKEFAKMLGVKWAFLVNSGSSANLLAFFALTSPLLKERRIKKGDEVITVAAGFPTTVAPIVQYGAVPVFVDMELEYFNIDHTKLELALSPKTKAVMVAHTLGNPFNIKAVKEFCDKHDLWLIEDNCDALGSLYEGKPTGTWGDIGTSSFYPPHHMTMGEGGATYTNNPLLKKIMLSMRDWGRDCWCESGVDNTCGRRFSQKFGELPLGYDHKYVYSHFGFNLKASDMQAAVGCAQIDKFPSFVQRRRQNFKKLYDGLKDIKELILVKAQPHSEPSWFGFMMTVADGAKFSRNELSEHLERAGVQTRNLFAGNMIKHPLFADLKRGVDYKISGELKNTDKIMNDSFWVGVYPGMSDEKIGYIIKTVRGFVSTKS
- the wecB gene encoding UDP-N-acetylglucosamine 2-epimerase (non-hydrolyzing) translates to MTKRKILIVFGTRPEAIKMALLIKEFQKHAEFEVKVCVTAQHRQMLDQVLEFFEIKPDFDLNLMKQAQDLYDVTSGVLLGMRGIFERYKPDVVFVHGDTTTTSAVSLAAFYQKIDVAHVEAGLRTHDIYSPFPEEINRQITGLIAKYHFAPTAGAKGNLLKEGKSAESIVVSGNTVIDALFWTIDKIERDAALRDKILSTIGLKYRLADRKFILVTGHRRENFGEGFINICEALREIAADNADVDILYPVHLNPNVQKPVKEILSGLPNIFLMDPLEYDAFVYLMSKAYMIITDSGGIQEEAPSLCKPVLVTRNRTERPEGIGAGCVRLVGTKRENIVKEAQKLLNLKDEYDKMSASISPYGDGKACERIVKFLKEAL
- a CDS encoding aldolase/citrate lyase family protein, whose protein sequence is MNINEFEMIDVLKRLKNEYGVFELKAEFEAEGSRMEEMMRLRDIANRADLPIILKIGGAEAVTDIYNGIILGVEGLIAPMVETPYAVYKYLGVIENLINPDNRDYIDFAINIETKTAVENIDEILKLEKISLLRSITFGRSDFAQSFGLAKKDVDNEKILNAVQRVSRAVKAKGLKFAIGGNITAKSIDFIKTLKVENLIDKYETRKVVFAIDSINANPREGINTALKFELLWLKSKRRFYARIKAEDEQRIEDLEKRLSNR
- a CDS encoding NAD(P)-dependent oxidoreductase translates to MNLFITGGSGFIGSHLKKRLALNGNFNVFAPKSSELNLTDERAVDDFIRAHKIDTIVHLANRGGGRDTLDMTNVIEYNLRIFFNIVKQKNKVVKIISFGSGAEYGKHKPIINAREDDYKEALPLDEYGFYKAITSHYIEDCADNIIQLRLFGIYGEMENYRYKFITNTVVKNLLRLPITINQNVFFDYMYVDDLLNAVEFYIENDARHKIYNASSGTKIDLLSLAALVNEASDFKSEISVLNEGLNNEYTSDNSLLKSEMKDKFKLTPHTEAIGKICKYFKQNFTSLDLATIKKDPYLGKINEIWKGKK